A single region of the Salipaludibacillus sp. LMS25 genome encodes:
- a CDS encoding PTS transporter subunit EIIC — protein MTKEEVIVQGILDHTGGKDNIKRIAHCMTRIRLEVHDYKKVRIADLKKVEGVMGVVEDDTLQIIVGPGTVTKVAEQLCRMTGLDLGEVADSDHVADDVKQSIKKKNNTPVKNFLKRIGNIFIPLIPALVASGLINGGASFAQNAGVDPETTWLQILLVIGGGIFTYLGILVGWNTAKEFGGTPALGAIAGILIINPALANITLFGEELVPGTGGLFAVILAGWFMAFVEQRIRKVVPSSLDIIMTPFITVLLVGVTTIVLLQPVGGFIANGVTMGINSVLDIGGVVAGAILAGTFLPLVMVGMHHGLTPIHLEFISAQGATPLLTILAMAGAGQVGASIAVLVKTKSQRLKNTVKGALPVGFLGIGEPLLYGVTLPLGRPFITACLGASVGGAFQALTSTASLGIGVSGLSLIPLIADNQYIMYFLGLVIAYTCGFIFTYLFGYNEEMAQNLQ, from the coding sequence ATGACTAAAGAAGAGGTCATCGTGCAAGGGATTCTAGACCATACCGGTGGAAAGGACAATATTAAACGAATCGCCCATTGTATGACACGAATTCGATTGGAGGTCCACGACTATAAAAAAGTCCGTATTGCTGATTTAAAGAAAGTCGAGGGCGTAATGGGCGTTGTGGAAGACGACACGTTACAAATTATTGTTGGACCTGGAACAGTCACTAAAGTAGCTGAACAACTCTGTCGTATGACTGGACTTGATCTTGGCGAAGTAGCAGATTCTGACCACGTTGCTGATGATGTAAAACAGTCCATAAAAAAAAAGAATAACACACCCGTCAAAAACTTTTTAAAAAGAATTGGAAATATTTTTATTCCACTTATTCCTGCACTTGTGGCTTCAGGTTTAATTAACGGAGGGGCGAGTTTTGCGCAAAATGCTGGTGTTGATCCAGAAACAACGTGGCTTCAGATCTTACTTGTTATTGGCGGCGGTATTTTCACCTATTTAGGTATTTTAGTCGGGTGGAATACAGCAAAAGAATTCGGTGGGACTCCTGCATTAGGCGCAATTGCTGGGATACTCATTATTAACCCTGCATTAGCAAACATTACACTTTTTGGTGAAGAACTAGTCCCTGGCACAGGTGGGCTATTTGCAGTCATATTAGCCGGATGGTTTATGGCATTTGTGGAGCAGCGTATCCGAAAAGTCGTTCCATCTTCTTTAGATATTATTATGACGCCTTTCATAACTGTTTTATTAGTCGGTGTGACAACGATTGTCCTCTTACAGCCTGTAGGTGGATTTATTGCCAACGGGGTAACAATGGGAATTAATAGTGTATTAGATATTGGTGGGGTTGTGGCTGGTGCTATCTTAGCTGGAACGTTTCTCCCTCTTGTTATGGTGGGGATGCATCATGGGTTAACACCTATTCACTTAGAATTTATCAGCGCACAAGGTGCGACGCCGCTTCTAACAATCTTAGCTATGGCAGGAGCCGGGCAAGTTGGTGCATCTATTGCTGTATTAGTAAAAACAAAGAGTCAGCGTTTAAAAAACACCGTTAAAGGTGCCCTTCCTGTTGGTTTTTTAGGGATTGGTGAACCGCTTTTATATGGTGTCACACTTCCGTTAGGACGCCCATTTATAACCGCTTGTTTAGGTGCATCTGTCGGTGGCGCTTTTCAGGCATTAACATCCACCGCTTCACTCGGTATTGGGGTTTCTGGTTTATCTCTTATACCATTAATCGCTGATAACCAATATATCATGTATTTCCTTGGATTAGTTATCGCTTATACATGTGGATTTATCTTTACTTATTTATTTGGATACAACGAGGAAATGGCTCAAAACCTTCAGTAA
- the murQ gene encoding N-acetylmuramic acid 6-phosphate etherase, whose amino-acid sequence MLDKLRTEKRNENSMDLDERSTYDVLKLMNHEDHHVPSAIKQQLQHISKLVEKTIERMKEGGRLIYLGAGTSGRLGVLDAAECPPTFGVDTTLVIGLIAGGEKAFIHAVEGAEDSPSLAEEDLKSISLNTTDTVIGIAASGRTPYVIGGLQYANRVGALTGSLACNVNAPISKEATYPIEVNTGSEILTGSTRLKAGTAQKLVLNMISTATMIGLGKVYKNLMVDLQPTNEKLILRSQRIIMEATGTDAMTASKKLEEANGSVKVAIIMILTGKSESEAKESLEKANGFVKYAIQK is encoded by the coding sequence ATGTTAGATAAGCTTCGTACAGAAAAGAGAAATGAAAACTCCATGGATCTAGATGAAAGAAGCACTTATGACGTTTTAAAACTCATGAATCATGAAGATCATCATGTCCCATCTGCCATTAAACAACAATTGCAACACATTTCAAAACTCGTTGAGAAAACGATCGAACGCATGAAAGAAGGGGGGCGTCTCATATATTTGGGTGCTGGAACGAGTGGACGTTTAGGTGTATTAGATGCTGCCGAGTGTCCGCCAACATTCGGCGTAGACACAACCCTAGTCATTGGCTTAATAGCTGGTGGTGAAAAAGCCTTTATTCATGCAGTAGAAGGCGCTGAAGATTCTCCAAGCTTGGCTGAAGAAGATTTAAAGTCGATTTCCCTAAACACCACTGACACCGTCATCGGTATTGCTGCAAGTGGACGTACCCCTTATGTCATTGGTGGCCTCCAATACGCTAATAGAGTTGGCGCATTAACAGGAAGCCTTGCATGCAATGTCAATGCTCCTATCTCTAAGGAAGCAACGTACCCGATTGAAGTGAACACTGGAAGCGAAATCTTAACTGGTTCAACACGATTAAAAGCAGGAACAGCCCAGAAATTAGTCTTGAACATGATTTCGACTGCCACGATGATCGGACTTGGAAAAGTGTATAAAAATCTGATGGTAGATTTACAGCCAACCAACGAAAAACTCATCTTACGTTCTCAGCGAATTATTATGGAAGCAACCGGTACTGATGCCATGACAGCTTCTAAAAAACTTGAAGAAGCAAATGGCTCTGTGAAAGTGGCAATCATCATGATTTTAACAGGAAAAAGTGAGTCAGAGGCAAAAGAGAGTTTAGAGAAAGCAAATGGTTTTGTAAAATATGCCATCCAAAAATAG
- a CDS encoding MurR/RpiR family transcriptional regulator, with translation MPQSVILTKIEQQLSSFSAAEKKVARYVLAHPEFIPNLTTKELAQQAHASEASIVRFCRRVGVDSFRMFKLALAKELTRGKATINSASLLETNDTPHMLFQKVSSLNQAALEMSSNTLSSQEFTKAVEKLSTAKKIGFFGVGGSFTSSVDGQYKFMRLGFHSVASTDYHYMIPFITMMAPEDVLICISTSGKTREVIELATYAKEQGITVIGITSSNTSSLYKQSDIPLLIPNIEVEHRIGSIASRTSQLNLIDSLYVSVFHQIGEHLLEPFDKSRKKTEEKRL, from the coding sequence ATGCCCCAATCGGTGATCTTAACGAAAATAGAACAACAATTATCTTCTTTCTCCGCTGCCGAAAAGAAAGTCGCTCGCTATGTGCTAGCACACCCAGAATTTATTCCTAACTTGACTACAAAGGAGTTAGCTCAACAAGCCCATGCCAGTGAAGCGAGTATTGTGCGCTTCTGTAGACGGGTTGGTGTAGATAGTTTTAGAATGTTTAAACTCGCTCTTGCAAAAGAACTGACACGAGGTAAAGCAACTATTAATAGTGCCTCGCTATTAGAAACAAATGACACCCCCCATATGCTGTTTCAAAAAGTGTCTTCTTTAAACCAAGCCGCATTAGAGATGTCCTCTAATACGTTAAGTTCACAAGAATTCACGAAAGCTGTTGAAAAATTAAGCACTGCTAAAAAAATCGGCTTTTTCGGTGTTGGCGGGTCCTTTACCTCTAGTGTAGATGGTCAATATAAATTCATGCGTCTCGGTTTCCATAGTGTAGCTTCTACAGATTATCATTATATGATCCCTTTCATCACGATGATGGCACCTGAAGATGTCCTTATTTGCATAAGTACCTCAGGAAAAACGAGAGAAGTGATTGAACTGGCAACCTATGCGAAAGAACAAGGAATTACAGTCATAGGGATTACTTCCTCCAACACGTCATCACTTTATAAACAATCTGATATACCTCTTCTAATACCAAATATAGAAGTTGAACACCGAATCGGAAGTATCGCTTCAAGGACAAGCCAGCTAAACCTTATTGATAGCTTGTATGTGTCAGTCTTCCACCAAATTGGTGAGCACTTATTGGAGCCCTTTGACAAATCACGTAAGAAAACAGAAGAGAAAAGACTATAA